The Verrucomicrobium spinosum DSM 4136 = JCM 18804 DNA segment AGCCCGCGGATCTCATAAGTCAGATGCAGCGCCAGGCCATCCAGCTCTCCCGTGGTCAGGGTACTGATGGCGTGCAGCTCCAGTTCATCGTAGTCACCGTTGGGAGCCTCCCTCCGGAGCGTCACCATATCGGTGGACGGATACAGCTCCCGCGCCTCCTCCAGCCATGCCGCCAGCCCTTGGAAGGTGGTGAATGCTTTCACCGCTGGCACGATCAGGTGCCACGGTTGCCCAGAGGCTGGCAGGGCCAGCGCCTGACTCCAGTCATCATGGATGATTGTTCCGCCTATTGAGATGATCATGTTTCGATCTGGGTTGTGTGTTGTTGTTTCCTTGCCTCACTCTATCATCAGCGTGCTGCCATCTTCCGTCAGCAGCCCGTCCCCCTCCTCAGTCAGCACCCTTCCCATCAGTGCCAGCGGGGCACCTGTGATCGCACCGCCTTTCAACGCATACGTGATGCGTGAGCACTGCTCATAAGTCCCCGTCTGCACATCCGTGATGGTGGCAGAGGCGATCACCATTTCCCCCTCGTGCCCCATCACCTCTATGATCAGATCCACGCCACCCGTGGGCAGGCTGGCCAGTGTGTGCAGCCGGAATGCCTCAGCCGCCTGGGGAGACTCGTGCAGCCGCATCACGGTCCAGCTGATGGAGTGCATGCGGTTGCCACGGTCAAAGGTCTTGCCTCCCGCAGCCCTCACATACTTCACCTCCTGCACTTCACCTGTCTGATCGATCTTGGGAAGCCCACCTTCAAACCAAGCATCATAGTCCACCAGCACGGTGGCACCCAGCGTGATCTTCAGGGGGCTTTCCCGGACCTCAATCATATCAGTGTTTTAGGGCAAGCGCTCCGCCTGCTGTCTCAGTGTTGGAGTACCGCCTTTAGGCGGAATCAGTCAGATGCTCTGCCAGGACTGCCGCCTTAGTTGGCAGTGAGGGCATTGAGGTTGTAGGTGTTCAACTCGCTGTCCAGCACCTCCCAGGTGACGTCATACGCGTACTCCTTCTCCGCGCTCTTGCCTTCCGTCACCATCATCTCCACCCAGAGGAACATGGTGTTGATCAGCGTGTCCGTCTGATCACGTTGCTCAATCTTCAGCCATCCCGTGATGGGCTTGCTCTGCTTCAGCGGCTGTTGAGCCGTGCCAATGGTGATCGCACCCGCCAGTAGGAAGATGGACTCCATCACCAGTTGGTTGGCATCTTGCAGCTTGGCCTTGAGCGTCAGCTCCTGACTCAGCGGAATGCTCTTACGGCGGCGGTAGGTACCACGGCCAACCGGTGGAGCCTTCAACACGAGAGCGTCCGCCTTGTTGGTGACACCAAAGGTTTCCACAGCTCCCATGGCCTCATACAGCTCAGAGTCAGTGGCAGGTTTGTAATCCACACCCACGGTGTGCTCCACCATGGTGATTTCTTCCGTTTCCCCTTCACGGGCGAACCATACATGGCTCCCCAGAATGACAGTACGATTTACAAGTGACATAGCTTCTAAGTGGGTTGTTGGGTGAATTGCCTGCCACCCCGCGGTCCCGCCAAAAAGCTGTTCTGTCTATACTCCTGTTTACCTGTAGGGCAAGCGCTCCGCTTGCCTCAGCTCAAGATCCTTTCAAGCACATCACTCGGCGCATTGCCTCCCTTATACGCCGCCGCCCGCAGCACTGCCCCGGGCACACTTGCAAAGGCCGCCTCATACTCCACGGCCTCCGCATTGGATGGCCCGGGAAAGCTGCCATCGAGCGTGTACCAGATCTCCGCGCTGGCCGCGGCACAAGTCAGCGTGATGTCGCCACCGCCCACCGTCATCACCGGCACCGCAACCTGCTGCGCATTGTCTGCACCATGGTAGCAATAGACCGTGACATCATACGCCACCTTGCCCACGATATTGGCCGCCCTCACCGCGTTGCTCTCATCACCGCGGAACTCATGCTTCCGGCCCGCATCCCATCCATGCAGATACATCAGAGTATCTAGCGCGAGCTGCTCAGCGGGCACATGCGTTCCCTCGGCCCCCTCATTGACCAGCGGGTTCTCAATGATCCGCACCGTCAACTCAATCCTAAGAAAGCCCTTCACCTTGTCCACTGGCACCCCGGCTGAGGGCATCAGCACCATGGCCGCAATGCCTCCCTTGCCGTTCTTCTTGAGCATCCCCGCCAGGGCATTGTTGATGTTTGTCTGTATCAGTGTGGCCGCCCCGGCATCACGCGGGCGGACCACCGTGATGGGCACATACTGGTATTGCCCCAGCGTCCCCAGGTACCCACCCACATCCAGTTGCAGTTGTTGCAGAATGTTCATCGTTTCGTGTGCTCGTAAATGTGCGGTTGCCCAAAGTCTAGGCGTGCGTCTGCAATAGGGTGCCGTGGATTGAGTGATCCGTTCTTGATCGCTTCATCTATGGCCTTCATCACCGCATCAGCGGCCCGCAGCCTCAGTTCATACCGCTTCAATTTCTGTGCATCTGTTAGCGTTTCGTTAGTGTCCATTAGCGGTTCCTCCTCATTCCGCCGCTGTTGTCTCCATCATCTCACTCATGAAGCTCTCCGCCCCACGTTCCGCCGCCGCTGCATAATCATCATCCGTCGGCAGAATGGTCTTGTCCTCCTTGAGGTTCACCTCTTCCCTCAGCCAGTAATAGACCTCGGTCTTACGCTCTTTGCCCTTCCCCGTCACCATCGCCAGGGCCTTGGCTCCAGAGGCAAAGGGGATGAACTGGAGCAGGGGGAACTCACCCGCCCGCCGACCATAAGCCACCGCCGCCGCGGGGATCGTCAGATACCGTGAGTTGATCGCCACGATGTTCACTGCCCCAAAGGCTGGCGCGAACGCCTCCCGGCTCCCCACCGCAGACCCGCCCACCGACTTGGAGAGGTTGCTGATCGCACCCTCCCCGGTCGGGATCACCACCTCCGCACACGTCTCATCATACCAGCTCTCCACCGCTCTCGACTTGTTCTGGAAGTAGTAGGTGGGAGTGGCACCCAAACGGCTCGCCGTCTTGTGCTCACTCTTCACATTGATCAAGTGGTTGGCGGTCAGAACCTCCGCCTCACCGGCTATGTGCTTGTTCAGCTGGGTGGGATCCTCCAGCTTTGGCAGCAGCGCCGCCAGCAGTGGCGTCGCTTCATTGGTGTACGTCGCGACGATCTTCATGCTGCATCCTCCATCCCATCCAGCACCGCCAGCAGATCCACCCGCCTTGCATTCACCTGTAGGGCGACCGCTCCGGTTGCCACCTCATCCAGCACCGCCAGCAGGCCGCGCCTCATCGTTGGAGTTCCGCCTTCAGGCGGGTCAACGGCATTGATCACGGACAGCATCATCTCCCGCGCATTGCTCGCGATCTCGCGCTTCACCTGGTTGCCCAGTTCACCCGCCTCCCGGTCCGTCAGCTTGCCCGGCGTCGCCTTCAGCTTGGCAATCAACGCCGCCTTGAAGTCAGCGGGCATCCCCCGGGTGCTGAACACCGGCTCGGGGATCTCCACCTTTGGCGGGCTCTTCTGCGTTTTCGTTGACTCCTCTTCCTCACCCGTCTCAGTCTCACCACTTTTTACTTTTGACTCTTCGCTTTTTACTCCGCCGCTTGCCGCCAGCCACTCCGCCCGGGGCACCTCCCGCCAGCCCATCCCGCTGGTGAATGCAAACGGTGGATGATCCACATCCAAGGCATCGGGGAAGAGATCCCCATCACCCAGGGCCTTCCACACGGGATCACTCTTCGCCGCCATCATCAGCGTCTTGGCGCCCACGCTCACCGGCTGACCGCCCGCCTTGGTCCAGCGTTCCGCCCATCCCATGGAGCCGCTGTCAGGCGATCCACGCTCTTTCTTGCGGGGGCTGACCCTCACCAATTCCCAGGCTGGAAACTGATACACACGATCCATGCCGCGGGCCTTCTGCCCGGCTCCACGCATCAGCCCCACTTGCGTATCAAGGATCAGGTTCAGCCGCTTGTCACTGCTCAGGTCCTGCAGGCTCCCCGGCTCCGCTGGGGGAATGCCAAGCGCCTCATCACCGGCGAATCCCGTCTCAGGGTCATACAGCAGCCGCGTCAGCAGCCCCTTGAGGAAGATCCTCAGCGCTCCACGATCACTCTCATACCCACCTTTCAACTCCCTTTCCGCCGCCTCACGGATGCCGTTGAGATACACGGCATTCGCGGTCCGGGCGGAGAACACCGACCGATCCCGCAGCGCCTTGGCAAACTCCCGGCGCTGCGCCGCTGATCCCAGGGCACTGGGCAGCAGCCCACGGCTCCGCGAGCGGCGGTAAGCCTCGGGCGGGTCAGAGGGTGGAAAGAGTGCGGCCATCGTTGCTACCTCTTTTTCAGTGGCACCACCCTTGCCGCGCATTGGTCGGAGTTGGTCTCCAGCTCCTCTATCTTGCAGCCGTAGGGTTGCAGCAAAAGGTTCAAGGCCGTGAAGCTTGGGGAGGCTTTCCAGTCCCACCCAACGTATTGGCCTGGTCCTGGGGCACCACACTCCCGGCAGAAGTTGTCCTCCACCGACACATCACATTGGCATTTATAGCAAGACTCCATCACTCCATTCCTCCATTCTTTTGTTGTAGCAACGAACTCTTCACCAGCATGCCGTCCACGAACCGCCACATGCTCCCATTAAGCGCCGCCTTTCCGAACCAGTCGCCATGCCCATACCCCGGCTCAGTGATCACCTCCGGAGCCCGCCGCGCATTCACCGGCCCCGTCTTCCCCAGGGCACCATAGCCCAGCAGTCTGCCCAGTTGCGTCTTGGCCAGGGCAAGAGCCCAGTCCTTGCCCGCCACATACACACACACCCGGCCAATCGCCGCCGGATATTTGTTGAGCCCATTGGCGTCGAAGTCCGCCTCACAGGCGGCACTCACCAGATGCAGCTCCTCAATCCTCGGCCAGTCCAGCGAGGCCAGCGCATCAAGGATCACATCGCAACCATTGGAGTGGCCCACCAGCACGATGTGCCAGCCCGCGTAAAACGTCAGCGTCTTGGCCAGCTTCTCCGCACGTTTCCGCTGCCCCAGCATGCGCCCAATCGGTCCCACAAGATATTCAATCTTCTCCGCCCTGAAAGGGGTGTGCAAGTGCGTCCATGTGACCGCACGGCCATTCCAATTATCGGAAGCGCCCGGCATCGTGAGGATGCCATTCACAAAGATGAAGACGATGCGAGCAGGGTTCATGGTGTTACCTCATCCTTTGAATGAGCTTTCTACCGATCCACTCAGCAACTTGCGGAACCACGGCGTTACCCGCCGCGTGAGCCGATGCAAAGTCGGTGTCATCCAGTCCGAGGGGAATCCCGCAACGCTCAGACTCTCTGGCCCGCTCAACCATCTTATTCCATCCGTCTTGCTCAGCGACGAGTAGCTGACCACCAAGGGTGATTCGGCAGGCAGTGTTTGCGGCCAGTAGAGTATAGCCAGGCGCGCTGTGCGCGGCCCGTGCGACTTCGCCCGCAGCGAACGCGCTAGGAATGCCCTCCACTGGGCTGGCGTCAAATAGCAGCTCAGCGGGGGGGGGCTGTCCAAGGCCGCCGACCATGAAAAGGCGGCGACGTCTCTGGGGAACGCCGAAGCCTGCAGCATCCAGCACCCGGAAGCATCCCAAGTACCCGCGGTGGGCAAGGTCTTGGATGATCGTCGCAAGGTCCGCATGATCGTTGACCCAGAGCAACGCCTCGACGTTTTCAAGCACAACCCATCTGGGCCGAATCGCATCGATGATTCGTAGGGCCTCCCGGTATAGACCGCTTCGCTCACCCTTGAGCCCTGGGCGTCCTTGCTTGCTCGACGTTCCGGCAGCACTGATGTCTTGACACGGGAACCCGGCGGTAAGGACATCAACCGGTGAAAGGTTGTGCGCGCCGCACTCACGGACGTCTTCAAACTGTCGGGAATGGGGAAATCGGTCAGCAAGCACAGCCCGGTTGATGGGGTTGATTTCGACGCTCCAAGAGCATTGGAATCCAGCCCGTTCAAACCCGAGTTCAAAGCCACCGATCCCCGCGAAAAGGGAGCCGTGCGTTGGCTTCGTTTTGTGGCCTGCATCTTTTTCATAGGTCATGTCTTGCGTCTTGTGTCTTCACGTCTTCTGTCTCCCGCGCAGCGGGTCAAAGCCCGCTCAACTTCCTCCGCGTGGCCTGCCTCTTGTTCCCTGACACCTGCTCAAACACGGGCGTGGCAATCACTTCCTCACTGGGCGTGGCCGGTTGCTCAATCACCGCGTCACACTTCGCGATGCTGTCCAGGTACTTCAGCGCATCATTCTTGCGCTTCTCCCGGGTCTCATAGAGAGACGGATCATTGCCCGGCAACCGGGTCAACATCTCCCAGGCCAGCATAGCCTTGGCCGCACTCAAGGTCTCATCAGGGATGGTCATCCCCGCGCCCATCGTGTTGCTCTTGCAGGCCGCCACCCGGCTCCGGATCTGGCGCACCACCGCCTCAATCAATCCCGGCACCGGGTCAGCCTGCCCATCAGCAAGCGCCGCCGTGCGGAATGCCTCCACCTCCGGACCGGAGAGGGCCTCTTTCAGATGGATCTCTGTCAGTTCAATCCACATGAGCAATCACGGGTTCAAGTTGTTTCAAGCGCTCTTCAACCAGGGCAGCCAGGGCATCCAGCACGTCACGCTCTTCATCCGCTGGCACACCTGCCAGCCGTGCGCGCACTTGCCCCATCAGCTCCGCTGCCAGTGTTTCACGTTCCTCTTCATTCATGGCCTCAGGTCTTGAGTCTTGTGTCTTCTAGTCTGGCGTCTCCCGCGTAGCGGGCCGGTGTCGCCTGAACCGGGTGTGGAGGGTTGCCCCTCCACACCACGATTTTTCAGGAACCCACCCACTTCACTCAGCCGGTTCAGGGCTTAGCTTTGCGAAGCCGTGAGAGTCCGGATGCCCAGGGTGGAGGTGATCTTGAGCAGCTCATAGTGCTCCACCACGATCTCCCACAGCTTGGTGGAGATCTGCCGGGAGTACACGCGGAGCGGGCCACCACCCTCCACCGGAGAGGTGAAGCGCTTGATGTTGCTGGCGTCTTCCGCATCCAGCCCGGCCAGCGCGTTGAAGAGCACCACCTTGTTGCTCACAATCTCGCTCTTGGCAGCGGCCGCACTCTGGTACCGCTCACGCGACACCTTCACCTGTTCAACGCCGAAGTAGGAGGCGAGACGGTTTTCATCCCGCCCCAGGGCCATCGTTGAGCCCGCGTTTTCTTGGCTCTCATAGGCCGCAACGCGGTAATCATAGCTCGTGTCGCCATAACCCACGCGATTGGGCCGGATGCCGCTGACGTTCGTCGCGGCGATCAAGGCAGCCCGCACATCAGCATCAGGCTGGCTTGTGTTGCCCCAGGTCTTGTTGGCGTTGGTGGCAGCAGCCACCAGCAGAGCCAGGGAGCGACGCAGGGCGTTGCGGCGGATGCGGCGGATCAGCTTCTCTGTGTACTTGGTTTCCCAGTTCTGCTTGTCCGCCACCTCATCCAGATCCACCACCACGCGGAGCCCCCGGTTCTGGGTCTTGCCTTCCACTTCGCTGGCGGTGTACTCCACCGTCTTGAAGTCGCCACGCATGGCGCGGAGGTCATCCAGTTCGGAGAGCCACTCTTCAGGGTTGCTGAAGGTGCGGTAGCTGAACCGGCGCGGCACCTCACAAGCCGGGGCGAAGAACTCCAACGTCTCTTCAATGTTCGTATTGTCCTTGAACCCTACCGCGAACGCGGTCAACGGTTCAGAGAGGAACGCCTCATTGAACCTGGAGGCATTCACGGAGGTGATCAGCTCCGGGCGGTCGCTGCCGTCATCCGCCGGGTCAAAGGACTTGTTCTCCAGTCCGCCCAGCAGTTGCAGGCGGCCGTTGTACTGCTTTTGCAGGCGGGTGATCTCCGCGCTGTTGATAGTGATCTTCTTCATAGTCGTTGTCTCGATCTTGGGTTTGTGGATTGCCTGCCACCCCGCCGACCTGTCCCGCGTTACTATGATTGGGTGAGTCCGATGCCCTGGGCTTAGGTCACCACCAGCTTGATGGGCACGCAGCTTTGCACCTCCACCAGATCGCCATCAGCGCCAGAGGTAGATTGCAGGATGCCGACCTGCCAGTAAGTGCCTGCGCCCGCTGGCGTGTCTTGGATCTTGCCACCCGCCGCCGTGTACACGGGCACGCCCACCGTGGCCAGTGCTTCACTGGCCGTCATGAGCTTGGTGGGCCCAGTGCCCAGCAGGCCCACGGCAATCAGCTCCTCCGCCGCCGTGGTCTCATCCAGCGTCGTGGCATAGGGCATGTCATTGGCACCGTTGACGGCAAAGTGATCGTTATCACTGCCCCTCTTGACGAGGAGATAACGCGCAATCGCCGCGTCAGAGTACCGGCTTAGTGCCTTGTCATGGGTGCCCTCCGCGATGTTCACCGCCATCATCAGGCCCGCCAGGTGGGCCTTGCGGCGGATCAGGGAAAACGCCAGCGCCAGCACGAGGGCCAGCGCAAAGAGAAGAATGAATGTCGTCATAAGATTCAGTGGGTTTGTCGTAGTTGGTGCCTGCCACCCCGCCGCCCCGCCTGAATCAGTGTTGGAGTACCGCCTTTAGGCGGAAGGTTCCGCCGTTTTGGTTTTCTTGCCGCCTTTGGCCTCGCCGCCAGCCTCATCGGTTTTCGGCTCTTTGGCTTTCGGTGCTTTCGCGCCTTCTTCCTCGGCCAGGGCGGCGTCATGTTCCGCCTGGGCATTGAGCACGGCAACCGCCTGCTCACGGGAGAGCCCTCCGCCGCTCTCTTTGATCTTCGCGTTGATCGCGGTTTCATCGGGCGGGGTGATCTTGGGCATGTTCCGGTTCCTCTTGAGGGGTTGGGTTCTTGATCGGGTTCGTTGAAACTTTGCTTGCGTATCTCGTCAGGGGACTCTTGGCCTCAGCCTTTCGGCTTGGAGTTCATGGCGGCGATCAGCCCTTTATACTTCGGATCACGCTTCACCTGGTTGAAGGCTTCAGTGTAGGTGAGCTTCGGGTTCTTGGCCTGGGCATCAGCCACCGCCGTGTTGAGCGCGATCCGGCGGGATTGCGCATCCGAGACATCCACCTTCGCGCCACCAATCTCCAGCGCCTTGTTGTTGAAGGCGGTTTCCAGTTTGTCCAGCTTCTCAGCCTCAGCCTTGAAGGCGGCACCACCGTTGGCGATCAGCTTGCCTTCCCACTCGGCGCGTTGTGCCTCCGTGATCTTGCCGCCGTTCACCGCCATATCCAGCACCACACCGGCGTTGGTCTTGAGCGTCTCCATGGCTTTGGAGTTGGCGGTTGCCAGGGCACCCTCCATCTCTTTCTTCTTGGCCTCCAGCTCAGCAGTCTTGGCCGCTTCTGCCGTCAGGTCCGTATTCAGTTTGGTGGCTTTGTCGGCCCCTTCTTTCATGGCCGTGATCTTCGCAAAGATCTCATCGTCCGTTGCCGTGGCCGGGTCCAGGCCCAGCAGTGCGCACAGTTTCTCTTTCATCGCTTTTTCGTCGGGTTGTTTGGGTTGTGTGTCAGAGTCCTGGGAGTTGGTCCAGGGCCTCACAGTTTCAATGTTGGGGTCATTCACCATGCCCACATGATCCAGATGCACGGGGAAAATCTTGCAGGAACCGGGCGCGGGCTTGGGGTGCATCCAGCCAGGGGAGGGGAAGACCATATACCCTTCCCTGAGGTTCTCTTTGCCCAGGCTGTTCCACTCCACCTTGCCATAGAGACCGTCATCTCTGGCCTCCAGTTTCATCACCTTGCCGATCCGGCGTGGATCTGAGAAGCGCTCCGGCATCTGGGCGGGATGTCCCATGTACACCGGCACACCGCGGAACATGCGGCCCAGTTGGTCCACCGTGGAGTTGAACTCCGCCA contains these protein-coding regions:
- a CDS encoding FN3 associated domain-containing protein, translating into MNILQQLQLDVGGYLGTLGQYQYVPITVVRPRDAGAATLIQTNINNALAGMLKKNGKGGIAAMVLMPSAGVPVDKVKGFLRIELTVRIIENPLVNEGAEGTHVPAEQLALDTLMYLHGWDAGRKHEFRGDESNAVRAANIVGKVAYDVTVYCYHGADNAQQVAVPVMTVGGGDITLTCAAASAEIWYTLDGSFPGPSNAEAVEYEAAFASVPGAVLRAAAYKGGNAPSDVLERILS
- a CDS encoding DNA cytosine methyltransferase gives rise to the protein MTYEKDAGHKTKPTHGSLFAGIGGFELGFERAGFQCSWSVEINPINRAVLADRFPHSRQFEDVRECGAHNLSPVDVLTAGFPCQDISAAGTSSKQGRPGLKGERSGLYREALRIIDAIRPRWVVLENVEALLWVNDHADLATIIQDLAHRGYLGCFRVLDAAGFGVPQRRRRLFMVGGLGQPPPAELLFDASPVEGIPSAFAAGEVARAAHSAPGYTLLAANTACRITLGGQLLVAEQDGWNKMVERARESERCGIPLGLDDTDFASAHAAGNAVVPQVAEWIGRKLIQRMR
- a CDS encoding phage protease, which translates into the protein MRLISKKKALRGLVMTVNHAGKASREMSLAYNGAAVAEGDDWMQISPYGQYPTNNGEMVQVFGKDEAGKMVAEFNSTVDQLGRMFRGVPVYMGHPAQMPERFSDPRRIGKVMKLEARDDGLYGKVEWNSLGKENLREGYMVFPSPGWMHPKPAPGSCKIFPVHLDHVGMVNDPNIETVRPWTNSQDSDTQPKQPDEKAMKEKLCALLGLDPATATDDEIFAKITAMKEGADKATKLNTDLTAEAAKTAELEAKKKEMEGALATANSKAMETLKTNAGVVLDMAVNGGKITEAQRAEWEGKLIANGGAAFKAEAEKLDKLETAFNNKALEIGGAKVDVSDAQSRRIALNTAVADAQAKNPKLTYTEAFNQVKRDPKYKGLIAAMNSKPKG